A single Sphingopyxis chilensis DNA region contains:
- a CDS encoding zinc-dependent metalloprotease yields the protein MTNTLRNKRLAKQLLFAATALGLAPGTAVLAAPVRVTASPDGALLPVEVDAQTGKVLLVLPASDADGVSGRYLFTQAIKTGLGSAAIRIDRGMQGDTKVLAFRRLGGKVAVVFENPRYRATGDAGVAKGARASFPFSTVAMLEIVGDAPVAGPVKVDLTPFLMTDAMDLAGAIGAEAKGYKLSEKLSAVDTGSVKVFPRNIELETVQTFVADTAGRELDTLAPDGRAVSFTVHSSLVALPEPGYVPRRFDIRSGAHATQIYDYGTPLGSPMLVEYANRFRLEKTDPTAARSTVKKPIIFYIDSAAPEPLRTALADGVRWWADAFDAAGFIDAFKVETLPPGADPQDVRYNMVNWTDRQNRSWSYGGGVIDPRTGEIIKGNVVLGALRVRQDITIFEGLVGTAQNGSGGSNDPVRAALSRISQLGAHEVGHSLGFVHNFKASLQDRASVMDYPGPKVLIDNGKLDLSDAYASGIGNWDKFTVDWLYGQPAPGADPDADATAKADAAQRAGIAFGTDIDGRAADLAVPGVNMWTEGQDTPADLAHTMAVRRIALQTFGPNVLQPGEPLANLRRKFVPIWLFHRYSIDATGKLVGGVRYDYAVVGDGKPAPSPVPAQEQIAAIDAMVASLSERELTVPAALSMMLSSGTSARRDAEMAPELFLGAGSAVFDPLVAAQVAAQVTLDSLLAPARLTRLHIQHGYDPAQPGVMALLDKLRPVIGAHDHVVERRVSQTTLLAIAAASRDPATPADVGAVLDGFIKEIASGFANTQRKSEEGLWLLSMASTLSDPKRIEAEIGKQSRPRPDIPAGMPIGDTGWFDGLLSN from the coding sequence ATGACGAATACATTGCGTAACAAGCGCTTGGCCAAGCAGCTGCTCTTCGCGGCAACCGCGCTGGGGCTGGCACCGGGAACCGCGGTACTTGCCGCGCCCGTTCGCGTGACCGCCTCGCCCGACGGCGCGTTGTTGCCGGTGGAAGTGGACGCGCAGACGGGCAAGGTTCTGCTGGTCCTGCCCGCGTCCGACGCGGATGGCGTTTCGGGTCGCTATTTGTTCACGCAGGCGATCAAGACCGGGCTGGGTTCCGCTGCGATCCGCATCGACCGCGGTATGCAGGGCGACACCAAGGTGCTCGCTTTCCGGCGTTTGGGCGGCAAGGTCGCGGTGGTTTTCGAAAACCCGCGCTACCGTGCGACCGGGGACGCGGGCGTTGCCAAAGGCGCGCGCGCCAGCTTTCCGTTCAGCACGGTCGCTATGCTTGAAATCGTCGGTGATGCCCCCGTCGCAGGCCCGGTCAAGGTCGATTTGACTCCATTTTTGATGACGGACGCGATGGACTTGGCCGGGGCGATCGGGGCAGAGGCCAAGGGTTACAAGCTTTCGGAAAAGCTCAGCGCGGTCGATACGGGATCGGTCAAGGTCTTCCCGCGCAACATCGAATTGGAAACGGTGCAGACCTTCGTCGCCGACACGGCAGGGCGCGAACTCGACACGCTGGCGCCCGACGGCCGCGCGGTCAGCTTTACCGTCCACTCCTCGTTGGTGGCCTTGCCCGAACCTGGATATGTGCCCCGCCGGTTCGACATCCGCTCGGGGGCGCACGCGACGCAGATCTATGACTATGGCACGCCGCTTGGCTCGCCAATGTTGGTCGAATATGCCAACCGTTTCCGCCTGGAAAAAACGGACCCGACCGCCGCGCGTTCGACGGTGAAAAAACCGATCATCTTCTACATCGACAGCGCCGCCCCCGAGCCGCTCCGCACCGCGCTCGCCGATGGCGTCCGCTGGTGGGCCGACGCCTTCGACGCAGCCGGCTTTATCGATGCCTTCAAGGTTGAAACCCTGCCGCCCGGCGCCGACCCGCAGGACGTGCGATACAATATGGTCAACTGGACCGACCGGCAGAATCGCAGTTGGTCCTATGGCGGGGGTGTCATCGATCCCCGGACCGGAGAGATCATCAAGGGCAATGTGGTGTTGGGCGCGCTGCGCGTGCGGCAGGACATCACGATCTTTGAAGGGCTAGTCGGAACCGCGCAAAATGGCAGCGGTGGCTCGAACGATCCGGTGCGCGCGGCGCTGTCGCGCATCAGCCAGCTCGGCGCGCATGAAGTCGGCCATTCGCTCGGCTTCGTGCATAATTTCAAGGCCAGCCTGCAGGACCGCGCCTCGGTGATGGACTATCCAGGGCCGAAGGTCCTCATCGATAATGGCAAGCTGGACCTGAGCGATGCCTATGCGTCCGGTATCGGCAATTGGGACAAGTTCACCGTCGATTGGCTCTATGGCCAGCCTGCGCCCGGTGCCGATCCCGACGCCGATGCCACGGCCAAGGCCGACGCGGCGCAGAGGGCGGGAATCGCCTTTGGGACCGACATCGACGGCCGCGCCGCGGATCTGGCGGTCCCGGGCGTGAATATGTGGACCGAGGGGCAGGACACGCCCGCTGACCTCGCGCATACGATGGCGGTACGCCGCATCGCCTTACAGACCTTCGGCCCGAATGTGTTGCAGCCGGGAGAACCGCTTGCGAACCTGCGCCGCAAGTTCGTGCCGATCTGGCTGTTCCATCGCTATTCGATCGACGCCACCGGCAAGCTGGTGGGCGGTGTGCGCTACGATTACGCCGTGGTCGGCGATGGCAAGCCGGCGCCGAGCCCGGTTCCGGCGCAGGAGCAAATCGCCGCGATCGACGCGATGGTGGCGAGCCTTTCCGAGCGTGAACTGACGGTGCCGGCTGCGCTGTCGATGATGCTGTCGAGTGGAACGAGTGCCCGCCGCGATGCCGAAATGGCGCCCGAACTGTTCCTCGGCGCCGGATCGGCGGTCTTCGATCCGCTGGTGGCCGCTCAGGTGGCGGCGCAAGTCACGCTCGACAGCCTGCTCGCGCCGGCGCGCCTGACGCGCCTGCACATCCAGCATGGCTATGATCCGGCACAGCCCGGGGTGATGGCACTGCTCGACAAGCTGCGGCCGGTTATCGGTGCGCACGACCATGTCGTCGAGCGGCGCGTCTCGCAGACGACATTGCTGGCGATCGCAGCCGCTTCGCGCGATCCGGCGACTCCGGCCGATGTGGGGGCGGTGCTCGATGGTTTCATCAAGGAGATTGCGAGCGGCTTCGCCAATACGCAGCGGAAAAGCGAGGAAGGATTGTGGCTGCTGTCGATGGCAAGCACGCTGTCGGATCCCAAGCGGATCGAGGCTGAAATCGGCAAGCAAAGCCGGCCCAGACCCGACATTCCGGCGGGTATGCCGATTGGCGATACCGGGTGGTTTGACGGGCTGCTATCGAATTAA
- a CDS encoding TonB-dependent receptor plug domain-containing protein, with translation MAQEIPAPIDEIAEDPTSSIVVTGSRIVRDGYSAPTPVAVLGEADIAAQSPANISDFVNQLPAIAGSGTSGTASGGLSNAAAGINSIGLRGLGVGRTLVLVDGQRSVASSVGGTVDINTIPQDLVKRVEVITGGASAAYGSDAVGGVVNFILDTDFDGVKLSADTGISTYGDAFNYRLSGTAGFSLLDDRLHLLTNVSWFHQDRKEGIDRDWNDSGYFQINNPAYDGTNGQPQRLVGGGIGPSGYTTGGLISSGPLRGTYFLGEGQTAQLTYGTIAGPWMIGGDWQTTLAGHVGTNTLVPLDERLSLFQRVGFDVTPDIEIFGQFSYNRSVSASSYQQTPSTGVSILADNAYLLSQYPTIAAQMATQNLASITIGTSNAGFPIPGSNNKREVYRFVAGAKGSVGLFGSSMSWDAYYQKGVTKTREELTNTWFNARMALAQDAVFAADGSIVCRSTLTHPANGCVPIDRLGTEGPSQEALDYIYYDGFQPLRYQTIKQDVAAATISGSLFTLPAGDVAFATGAEWRREQIDGEVDPVHNSGWLYGNYRVNQGKYDVYEGFLELSIPIFDGMNLDAAARGTHYSTSGWVGTWKVGASYQIFDALRLRGNISHDIRAPNLDELFAAGTARTNSVIIPAGANAPVTGSQQFVQNAFGNPDLKPEVADGWTVGAIFTPSFLPGFSASFDYYSIDIDDAIGSVTAQQTVDLCYDQGIAAYCPNIKFVNGALSTIDLTPINFSTQKTRGFDIEASYSTPVGPGNLRLHGQATHYIKNVIDDGISFPVDYAGVLSAGTYSSPDWAYRLSAFYEIDPVTINLVARGFTSGVYGNDWIACDDDCPASTSQFRTINNNHIDGATYFDASIDFEFEAMAGTGHLTFIVNNLLDKEPVLVGNGPDGNNVPAYAQTNRSRFDVVGRSFRVAAKIEF, from the coding sequence ATGGCACAGGAAATACCGGCACCCATCGACGAGATCGCCGAGGACCCGACGAGCAGCATCGTCGTTACCGGTTCGCGCATCGTGCGCGACGGCTATAGTGCGCCGACCCCTGTCGCTGTCTTGGGTGAAGCCGATATCGCGGCACAATCGCCGGCCAACATCTCCGATTTCGTCAACCAGTTGCCCGCGATTGCCGGAAGCGGCACTTCGGGCACCGCATCTGGCGGCCTTTCCAATGCCGCTGCGGGCATCAATTCGATCGGCCTGCGGGGTCTCGGCGTCGGACGCACGCTGGTCCTCGTCGATGGCCAACGCTCGGTCGCTTCCAGCGTGGGCGGCACGGTCGACATCAACACGATCCCGCAGGATCTGGTCAAGCGCGTCGAGGTCATCACCGGCGGCGCCTCGGCCGCTTATGGTTCGGACGCGGTGGGCGGCGTCGTCAACTTCATCCTCGACACCGACTTCGATGGCGTGAAACTTTCCGCCGACACAGGTATCTCGACCTATGGCGACGCCTTCAACTACCGCCTCTCGGGGACAGCCGGCTTCTCGCTGCTCGACGACCGGCTGCACCTTCTGACCAACGTCTCGTGGTTTCATCAGGACCGCAAGGAAGGAATCGACCGCGACTGGAACGACAGCGGCTATTTCCAGATCAACAACCCGGCCTATGACGGCACCAACGGCCAGCCCCAACGCCTGGTCGGCGGCGGGATCGGTCCGTCCGGTTATACGACGGGGGGCCTGATCTCCAGCGGCCCGCTGCGCGGCACCTACTTCCTCGGCGAAGGTCAGACCGCGCAGCTGACCTATGGGACGATCGCCGGCCCGTGGATGATCGGCGGCGATTGGCAGACGACGCTTGCCGGTCACGTCGGCACGAACACGCTGGTGCCGCTGGACGAACGCCTGAGCCTGTTCCAGCGCGTGGGTTTCGACGTGACGCCCGATATCGAGATCTTCGGCCAATTCTCCTATAACCGCTCGGTCAGTGCCAGCTCTTACCAGCAGACGCCGAGCACCGGCGTTTCGATCCTCGCGGACAATGCCTATCTTCTCAGCCAATACCCGACGATAGCCGCGCAGATGGCCACGCAGAATCTGGCCTCTATCACGATCGGTACCTCCAACGCGGGCTTCCCGATTCCGGGCAGCAACAACAAACGCGAGGTGTATCGCTTCGTCGCCGGCGCGAAGGGCAGCGTCGGCCTGTTCGGATCGTCGATGTCGTGGGACGCCTATTACCAAAAGGGCGTGACCAAAACGCGCGAAGAGCTGACCAATACCTGGTTCAACGCGCGCATGGCGCTGGCGCAGGACGCCGTCTTCGCGGCCGATGGCAGCATCGTGTGCCGCTCCACCCTGACCCACCCGGCCAACGGATGCGTCCCGATCGATCGCCTTGGCACGGAAGGGCCGTCGCAGGAGGCGCTCGACTATATCTACTACGACGGATTCCAGCCGTTGCGTTACCAGACAATCAAGCAGGATGTCGCGGCCGCCACCATTTCGGGCAGTCTCTTCACGCTCCCGGCCGGCGACGTCGCCTTTGCAACGGGCGCCGAGTGGCGCCGCGAGCAGATCGACGGCGAAGTGGACCCGGTCCATAACTCCGGCTGGCTCTATGGCAATTACCGCGTCAACCAAGGCAAGTATGACGTCTATGAGGGCTTCCTCGAACTCTCCATCCCGATATTCGACGGAATGAACCTGGATGCCGCCGCGCGTGGCACCCATTATTCGACGTCAGGCTGGGTCGGCACGTGGAAGGTCGGGGCCAGTTATCAGATATTCGACGCCCTGCGTCTGCGCGGCAACATCAGTCACGATATCCGCGCGCCGAACCTCGACGAACTGTTTGCCGCGGGGACCGCGCGTACCAACTCGGTCATCATCCCGGCCGGCGCAAACGCCCCGGTCACCGGATCGCAGCAATTTGTCCAGAACGCCTTCGGCAACCCGGACCTCAAGCCTGAGGTAGCTGACGGCTGGACAGTTGGCGCCATCTTCACACCGTCGTTCCTGCCGGGCTTCAGCGCATCTTTCGACTATTATTCGATCGATATCGACGACGCGATCGGTTCGGTAACGGCGCAGCAGACGGTCGATCTATGTTATGATCAGGGCATCGCGGCCTACTGCCCCAACATCAAGTTCGTGAACGGTGCGCTCAGCACGATCGACCTGACGCCGATCAACTTTTCGACCCAGAAGACCCGCGGCTTCGACATCGAGGCGAGCTACTCCACGCCGGTCGGTCCGGGCAATCTGCGACTGCACGGCCAGGCGACGCACTATATCAAGAATGTGATCGACGACGGCATCAGTTTCCCCGTCGACTATGCCGGGGTGCTTTCGGCGGGAACCTATAGCTCGCCCGACTGGGCCTACCGCCTGAGTGCCTTCTATGAGATCGATCCCGTCACCATAAACCTGGTCGCGCGCGGCTTCACCAGCGGAGTCTATGGCAACGACTGGATCGCGTGCGACGACGACTGCCCCGCCAGCACGTCGCAGTTCCGCACGATCAACAACAACCACATCGATGGCGCCACCTATTTCGATGCGTCGATCGACTTCGAGTTCGAGGCGATGGCCGGCACAGGCCACCTCACTTTCATCGTGAACAACCTGCTCGACAAGGAGCCCGTCCTGGTCGGCAACGGGCCCGACGGCAACAATGTGCCCGCCTATGCGCAGACCAACCGCAGTCGCTTCGACGTCGTCGGCCGGTCGTTCCGCGTGGCCGCCAAGATCGAATTCTGA
- a CDS encoding amidohydrolase — MRIFARAVIAVALSTVAVLAPIAAAPAHAEAPKSLKKEVAAEVEAQRKQIQVMVDQIFSFAEPGFQEIRTSEYLTDILAKNGFTITKGVAGIPTAFTAIWGEGGPKIALGSDIDDVLGVSQMPGVPYLKPMIEGAPGHGEGHNSGMPMMVAAAIATKKVMEKHGIKGRLMLWPGVAEELLATKAYYVRAGMFKDVDASIFGHVSNDFSTGYGEMGNNGLISVEYSFKGKTAHSAGMPWEGRSALDAVEIMDVAWNFRREHLPLTQRSHMIITNGGGQPNVVPDKASIWYFFRERTFDDIRKLYEVGNDIAKAAALATGTTMTQQTLGYAAPNFGNKPLAEAAFANIKAVGMPKWSADDQAFAKAVQSFNNRKIEPLKDEVTPLSTPESRKPSTGGGSDDIGDIMWAVPTITIRYPSNIPNMIGHNAIAAIAMATPIAHKGVEAGAKAVAMTVLDLLTTPKLIADAKAYFKDVQLKTDTYAPILTDEDVPAIWLNERNMALYRPLMEKYYYDPSKYDTYLDQLGVKYPMLEGPAE; from the coding sequence ATGAGAATATTCGCCCGCGCCGTCATCGCCGTTGCCTTGAGCACGGTCGCCGTCCTGGCTCCGATCGCCGCCGCCCCGGCCCACGCCGAGGCCCCCAAGTCGCTCAAGAAGGAGGTCGCGGCTGAAGTCGAAGCGCAGCGCAAACAGATCCAGGTCATGGTCGACCAGATCTTCAGTTTCGCCGAGCCCGGCTTTCAGGAGATCAGGACGTCCGAATATCTGACCGACATCCTCGCCAAAAACGGATTCACCATCACCAAGGGCGTGGCGGGCATCCCCACTGCCTTTACCGCGATCTGGGGTGAAGGCGGCCCCAAGATCGCGCTGGGCAGCGACATCGACGACGTCCTCGGCGTCTCGCAGATGCCGGGCGTTCCCTATCTCAAACCGATGATCGAAGGGGCGCCGGGGCATGGCGAAGGCCATAACTCGGGCATGCCGATGATGGTGGCGGCAGCGATCGCGACGAAGAAGGTGATGGAAAAGCACGGCATCAAGGGCCGATTGATGCTTTGGCCCGGGGTCGCCGAAGAATTGCTGGCGACCAAGGCCTATTATGTGCGCGCCGGCATGTTCAAGGATGTCGACGCCTCGATCTTCGGGCATGTCAGCAACGATTTCTCGACCGGCTATGGCGAGATGGGCAACAATGGCCTGATCTCGGTCGAATATTCCTTCAAGGGCAAGACCGCGCATTCGGCGGGGATGCCGTGGGAAGGGCGCAGTGCGCTGGACGCGGTCGAGATCATGGACGTGGCGTGGAATTTCCGGCGCGAACATCTGCCGCTGACCCAACGCTCGCACATGATCATCACCAACGGCGGCGGCCAGCCCAATGTGGTGCCCGATAAGGCCAGCATCTGGTACTTCTTCCGCGAGCGCACCTTCGACGACATCCGCAAGCTCTATGAAGTCGGCAACGACATTGCGAAGGCCGCGGCGCTGGCCACCGGCACCACGATGACCCAGCAGACGCTGGGCTATGCGGCGCCCAATTTCGGCAACAAGCCGTTGGCCGAGGCCGCCTTTGCCAATATCAAGGCGGTCGGCATGCCCAAGTGGAGCGCCGACGATCAGGCCTTCGCGAAGGCGGTGCAAAGCTTCAACAATCGCAAGATCGAACCGCTGAAGGACGAGGTCACCCCGCTCTCCACCCCGGAAAGTCGCAAGCCCTCGACGGGCGGCGGGTCGGACGACATCGGCGACATCATGTGGGCGGTTCCGACGATAACGATCCGGTACCCGTCGAACATCCCCAACATGATCGGCCATAACGCGATCGCGGCCATCGCAATGGCGACGCCGATCGCGCACAAGGGTGTGGAAGCGGGCGCAAAGGCCGTGGCGATGACGGTGCTCGACCTGCTCACCACACCGAAACTCATCGCCGATGCAAAGGCCTATTTCAAGGATGTCCAGCTCAAGACCGACACCTATGCCCCGATCCTGACCGACGAGGACGTACCCGCGATCTGGCTTAACGAACGCAACATGGCGCTCTACCGCCCGTTGATGGAGAAATATTACTACGACCCCTCCAAATATGACACCTACCTAGACCAGCTGGGGGTCAAATATCCGATGCTCGAAGGCCCGGCGGAGTGA
- a CDS encoding amidohydrolase: MSMDRRKRGLRLGVVPMLASALLAPAPAGAAATPALKQEVLAEVEVQRKQIQVMVDQIFSFAEPGFQEIRTSEYLIAILEKNGFKIERGIAGVPTAFTATWGEGGPKIALGSDIDGLVGVSQVPGIAKIKPLTEGGSGHGEGHNSGMPLMVAAAIAAKHVMERHGIEGRLMLWPGVAEELLATKAYYVRAGVFKDVDASIFAHVNTGFGTGWGNLGLTGMISVEYEFQGKTAHSAASPWEGRSALDGVALMDVMWNFRREHLPLSQRSHNVISNGGGQPNVVPDKASSWYYFRQSDFASLRDLYQTGNEVAEAAALATGTKVTRKILGFAAPNYANKPLAEALDANIKAVGMPQWSAADQAFAKAVQSENRLKVQALPTTVAPLSTPQTRGGASFGGSDDIGDVMWTVPTVTIGYPANIPNVIFHHSTAAMAMATPIAHKGTVAGAKAVAMTILDIATTPKLVADAKAWFRDVQLKEQTYDPLIAPTDMPAIDRNTRTMAQIRPTMEKQYYQPDKYDSYLQQLGIDYENPDRETPGEEK; the protein is encoded by the coding sequence ATGAGCATGGACCGCAGGAAGCGCGGGCTTCGCCTCGGGGTGGTGCCCATGCTGGCCAGCGCCCTTTTGGCTCCAGCCCCCGCTGGTGCGGCAGCGACCCCCGCGCTCAAGCAGGAAGTCCTCGCCGAGGTGGAGGTGCAGCGCAAACAGATCCAGGTCATGGTCGACCAGATCTTTAGCTTTGCCGAGCCCGGCTTTCAGGAGATCAGGACGTCCGAATATCTGATCGCCATCCTCGAGAAGAATGGCTTCAAGATCGAGCGCGGTATCGCCGGTGTTCCCACCGCCTTTACCGCGACGTGGGGCGAGGGCGGCCCCAAGATCGCACTGGGCAGCGACATCGACGGACTCGTCGGCGTCTCGCAGGTGCCCGGCATCGCCAAGATCAAACCGCTGACGGAAGGCGGGTCGGGACATGGCGAGGGGCATAATTCGGGCATGCCGCTGATGGTCGCCGCCGCGATCGCCGCCAAGCATGTGATGGAAAGGCACGGCATCGAGGGCCGTTTGATGCTCTGGCCCGGTGTCGCCGAAGAACTTCTGGCGACCAAGGCCTATTATGTGCGCGCCGGCGTGTTCAAGGATGTCGATGCCTCGATCTTTGCCCACGTCAACACCGGCTTCGGCACCGGATGGGGCAATCTCGGTCTCACCGGCATGATCTCGGTGGAATATGAATTCCAGGGCAAGACCGCCCACTCCGCTGCCTCGCCATGGGAGGGCCGAAGTGCGCTCGACGGGGTCGCGCTGATGGACGTGATGTGGAATTTTCGGCGCGAGCACCTGCCGCTTTCGCAACGATCGCACAATGTCATCTCCAACGGCGGCGGCCAGCCCAACGTCGTGCCCGACAAGGCAAGCAGCTGGTATTATTTCCGCCAGTCGGACTTCGCCTCGCTGCGCGACCTGTATCAAACGGGCAACGAGGTGGCCGAGGCCGCGGCGCTCGCGACGGGTACCAAGGTCACCCGCAAGATACTGGGCTTTGCCGCACCCAATTATGCCAACAAGCCGCTCGCCGAGGCGCTCGATGCCAATATCAAGGCGGTGGGCATGCCGCAGTGGTCCGCTGCCGATCAGGCCTTCGCGAAGGCGGTGCAATCCGAGAACCGGTTGAAGGTTCAAGCCCTGCCGACCACGGTCGCCCCACTTTCTACGCCCCAGACGCGCGGAGGGGCCAGCTTCGGCGGGTCGGACGACATCGGCGACGTCATGTGGACGGTGCCGACCGTCACCATCGGCTATCCGGCCAACATCCCGAATGTGATCTTCCACCATTCGACCGCCGCGATGGCGATGGCGACGCCGATCGCGCACAAGGGCACGGTGGCAGGCGCCAAGGCAGTCGCCATGACGATCCTCGACATCGCCACGACGCCCAAGCTGGTAGCCGATGCCAAGGCTTGGTTCCGCGACGTCCAGCTCAAAGAACAGACCTATGATCCGCTGATCGCGCCGACCGACATGCCCGCGATCGATCGGAACACCCGCACGATGGCCCAGATTCGGCCGACGATGGAGAAGCAATATTACCAGCCGGACAAGTATGACAGCTACTTGCAGCAACTGGGCATCGATTATGAAAATCCGGATCGCGAAACCCCCGGGGAAGAGAAGTAG
- a CDS encoding RNA polymerase sigma factor — translation MGREILPHERDLRLWLRRRLVAAADVEDIVQECYCRLAQLDDVAHVTTPRAYLFTMARNLAQRQRKHARVVRIEALAEAFDAEPESDQLSPERFAAARQELERVQAALSTLPERARRIFLMRRVEGLTQKEIAAAMGVSEAVVENDASRSLRAILKLITEPEPERERLSDGGAAHARSR, via the coding sequence GTGGGACGCGAGATCCTGCCGCACGAACGCGACCTGCGGCTATGGCTGCGGCGACGGCTCGTCGCAGCAGCCGACGTGGAGGACATCGTGCAGGAATGTTATTGTCGCCTTGCCCAGCTCGATGACGTCGCGCACGTCACGACGCCGCGCGCCTATCTGTTCACCATGGCCCGCAACCTGGCGCAGCGGCAGCGCAAGCACGCACGGGTCGTCCGGATCGAAGCGCTGGCGGAAGCCTTCGATGCCGAACCGGAAAGCGACCAGCTCTCGCCCGAACGGTTCGCCGCCGCACGTCAGGAACTCGAACGCGTACAGGCAGCGCTCTCGACCCTGCCCGAGCGCGCCCGGCGGATTTTCCTCATGCGTCGGGTCGAAGGGCTGACCCAGAAGGAAATTGCGGCGGCGATGGGCGTGAGCGAGGCGGTGGTCGAGAATGACGCGAGCCGCAGCCTGCGCGCGATCCTGAAGCTGATCACCGAGCCCGAACCCGAGCGGGAGAGATTGTCGGACGGAGGTGCTGCGCATGCGCGATCACGCTGA
- a CDS encoding FecR family protein — MRDHAEETAAAWALRHPLDAAERAELDAWLAQDHRHAGALLRAQAGLSVIDRAVTGGAPIDSAYAPPPAAPTRRWLLAGAAGAMAAGIAGIVAWPHLMVERVTTARGEIRRLPLADGSVATIDTSSSLRVAMVDDSRRIALQEGQAWFQVAKDRKRPFVVDAGIAQVRAVGTAFSVSRTNSGVRVAVTEGSVAAWPTDSGGTMTILEAGQYAIFRPGAAAPEVATEPAAIERSLAWRSGEISLENETLGSAVEQFNRYNRQQLVIADPDLSGQRLVGLFQIDRPADFAATLAASLNVAVTTTPAEIRLARKKNPLP; from the coding sequence ATGCGCGATCACGCTGAAGAGACCGCCGCCGCCTGGGCGCTGCGTCATCCGCTCGATGCGGCCGAACGCGCCGAACTCGATGCATGGTTGGCGCAGGATCACCGCCACGCCGGTGCGCTGCTCCGCGCGCAGGCGGGGTTGAGCGTGATCGATCGTGCGGTGACGGGAGGCGCGCCGATCGACTCCGCATACGCCCCTCCCCCGGCAGCCCCGACGCGGCGCTGGCTGCTCGCGGGCGCCGCCGGCGCGATGGCGGCGGGGATTGCCGGGATCGTCGCCTGGCCCCACCTGATGGTCGAGCGCGTGACAACCGCACGCGGCGAGATCCGGCGGCTGCCGCTCGCCGATGGCTCGGTCGCGACCATCGACACCAGCAGCAGTTTGCGCGTCGCCATGGTGGACGACAGCCGCCGCATCGCGCTCCAGGAAGGACAGGCCTGGTTTCAGGTCGCCAAGGATCGCAAGCGCCCCTTCGTCGTCGATGCCGGCATCGCCCAGGTGCGCGCGGTCGGCACCGCCTTCTCGGTGAGCCGTACGAACAGCGGCGTGCGCGTCGCCGTCACCGAAGGGAGTGTCGCCGCCTGGCCGACCGACAGCGGCGGGACGATGACGATTCTGGAGGCGGGGCAATACGCCATCTTCCGGCCCGGTGCGGCAGCGCCCGAAGTCGCGACCGAGCCCGCCGCGATCGAGCGATCGCTGGCGTGGCGCAGCGGCGAGATCTCGCTGGAAAACGAGACGCTGGGCAGCGCGGTCGAGCAGTTCAACCGGTACAATCGCCAGCAGCTGGTGATCGCGGACCCGGACCTGTCGGGCCAGCGACTGGTGGGGCTTTTCCAGATCGACCGCCCCGCCGATTTCGCTGCGACGTTGGCCGCCTCGCTCAACGTCGCCGTCACCACCACCCCCGCCGAGATCCGGCTGGCGCGAAAAAAGAACCCGCTACCCTGA